Proteins co-encoded in one Streptomyces sp. SLBN-31 genomic window:
- a CDS encoding terpene synthase family protein, whose product MNEQPRDPLSIPSLWCPIPSRIHPQRALVTEFQLDWSVRHRLVGSDAESTRLAAADIAGLAARFVPRAGLAGARTMAALLTLTFVIDDLNDEGRLRGRPAEFERYAAALSRALDRGPLDEPAEPTVRALHDIGRRLGHSMSPGLRARLVRDFRVTLAAEVRESTQHVRRLPPDLDTYVRNRLATTWVLPLTDLAAAVDGAEPAPADLDRPEVRALTEMTGLILGWDNDICGYAKDRRDGVVDVNNLPDVLARTTGAGPAEALAQAVAMRDRVLEHWLGLCDQVNDTASPALAGHLASLASMIRGHLDWAATCPRHTVPQGGSVIRITPTRPARELSGPDPLKIPSIAWWGRLSSRVAG is encoded by the coding sequence ATGAACGAGCAGCCGCGTGATCCGCTCTCCATACCCTCGTTGTGGTGCCCGATCCCCAGCCGGATCCACCCGCAACGCGCCTTGGTCACCGAGTTCCAGCTCGACTGGAGCGTCCGTCACCGGCTTGTCGGGAGCGACGCCGAGTCGACGCGCCTCGCCGCCGCGGACATCGCCGGCCTCGCCGCCCGCTTCGTCCCGCGTGCCGGCCTGGCCGGCGCCCGGACCATGGCCGCCCTGCTCACCCTGACGTTCGTCATCGACGACCTCAACGACGAGGGACGGCTGCGCGGTCGGCCCGCCGAGTTCGAGCGCTACGCCGCGGCGCTCTCCCGGGCGCTCGACCGCGGCCCACTGGACGAACCGGCCGAACCGACGGTCCGGGCGCTCCATGACATCGGCCGGCGTCTGGGGCACTCGATGTCTCCCGGGCTCAGGGCACGCCTGGTCCGTGACTTCCGCGTCACCCTCGCCGCCGAGGTGCGCGAAAGCACGCAGCATGTCCGCCGGCTGCCGCCCGACCTCGACACCTATGTGCGCAACCGCCTCGCCACCACCTGGGTGCTGCCGCTCACGGACCTCGCGGCCGCCGTGGACGGCGCGGAACCGGCGCCGGCGGACCTGGACCGACCGGAGGTACGGGCGCTGACCGAGATGACCGGCCTCATCCTGGGCTGGGACAACGACATCTGCGGCTACGCCAAGGACCGTCGCGACGGTGTCGTCGACGTCAACAACCTGCCCGACGTCCTCGCCCGCACCACCGGCGCCGGCCCCGCCGAGGCCCTCGCCCAGGCCGTGGCGATGCGTGATCGGGTACTGGAGCACTGGCTGGGGCTGTGCGACCAGGTCAACGACACCGCGAGCCCCGCGCTGGCCGGCCATCTCGCCAGCCTCGCGTCCATGATCCGCGGGCACCTCGACTGGGCGGCGACCTGCCCCCGCCACACCGTCCCGCAGGGCGGCTCCGTCATCCGCATCACCCCCACGCGCCCCGCCCGCGAGCTCAGCGGCCCGGACCCGCTGAAGATCCCGTCGATCGCCTGGTGGGGGCGGCTGTCCAGCAGGGTCGCCGGGTAA
- a CDS encoding prenyltransferase/squalene oxidase repeat-containing protein: MPARETRRCLDRAAAACLESQRPNGSWATPARPRILENALAAFVLAKAECGSPHHDRVRAWLRRAEPQRHDAFTAAADAWLRALALDVTTPPPLPVFPRDSAAYQRRLLLLRTLGVAAGAPGCSPYELLDHATKALGHGGGASLTGWHRAQFLSAAIIAGQAVGLPVDEGLVAALAAEEAPDGSYHAMPLVTAMACLALTRVAPGRAATRRCTARLLADQHADGTWRFTTFDVWDTGLMVRCLRGHSAFDALARPSALDFLADAQSRQGGWGSVSSAIAGSGLDCDADTTGNTLLALAGTEQGRRAWPAVAVYARENQDDRGLWTTWRSSRDTVAQDTVAHMVGGMRAHGCTGVDVGRAARWLEQQHRGARRWTADWYVFPGYPAAEIGPVVGWSTDAARSEARTLAATQNRDGGWPAFPGASGSSPAATALAATVLVRSRISTPQALARAARFLVETQLGDGTWDEPDPFMSGPRPFLTDVPAQAHALTCRGLMDLLRHPEAARSPRSAP, translated from the coding sequence GTGCCGGCCCGCGAGACACGGCGCTGCCTGGACCGCGCCGCTGCCGCCTGTCTGGAGTCACAGCGGCCCAACGGCTCGTGGGCGACGCCCGCGCGCCCGCGCATTCTGGAGAACGCCCTCGCGGCCTTCGTCCTGGCCAAGGCGGAATGCGGTTCGCCGCACCACGACCGTGTGCGTGCCTGGCTCCGGCGGGCCGAGCCGCAGAGACACGACGCCTTCACGGCGGCGGCGGACGCGTGGCTCCGCGCCCTCGCCCTCGACGTCACGACCCCGCCCCCGCTGCCCGTCTTTCCACGCGACAGCGCCGCGTATCAGCGTCGCCTGTTGCTGCTGCGGACCCTGGGGGTGGCCGCGGGTGCGCCGGGCTGCTCCCCGTACGAGCTGCTGGACCACGCCACAAAGGCACTCGGCCACGGAGGCGGCGCCTCACTGACCGGCTGGCACCGGGCCCAGTTCCTGTCCGCCGCGATCATCGCCGGGCAGGCGGTGGGCCTGCCGGTGGACGAAGGCCTTGTCGCCGCGTTGGCCGCCGAGGAGGCCCCGGACGGCTCCTACCACGCCATGCCGCTGGTCACCGCCATGGCCTGTCTGGCACTGACCCGGGTCGCACCGGGGCGGGCTGCCACGCGGCGCTGCACGGCCAGGCTCCTGGCAGACCAACACGCGGACGGGACATGGCGGTTCACGACGTTCGACGTCTGGGACACCGGCCTGATGGTTCGCTGCCTGCGCGGCCACTCCGCCTTCGACGCGCTCGCCCGGCCCTCAGCGCTGGACTTCCTGGCCGACGCCCAGTCCCGGCAAGGAGGTTGGGGCAGTGTGTCGTCGGCGATCGCCGGCAGCGGACTGGACTGCGACGCGGACACCACGGGGAACACCCTGCTCGCCCTGGCCGGCACGGAACAGGGCCGCCGGGCCTGGCCGGCCGTCGCGGTCTACGCGCGGGAGAACCAGGACGACCGCGGTCTGTGGACCACATGGAGATCCTCCCGGGACACCGTGGCTCAGGACACCGTCGCGCACATGGTCGGCGGAATGCGTGCCCACGGCTGCACCGGGGTCGACGTCGGGCGGGCCGCTCGCTGGCTTGAGCAGCAGCACCGCGGTGCCCGTCGCTGGACCGCCGACTGGTATGTCTTCCCCGGTTACCCGGCCGCCGAGATCGGTCCGGTGGTGGGCTGGAGCACCGACGCCGCCCGCTCGGAGGCCAGGACCCTGGCGGCCACCCAGAACAGGGACGGCGGCTGGCCGGCGTTCCCCGGCGCGAGCGGTTCCAGCCCGGCGGCCACGGCCCTCGCCGCAACCGTCCTCGTCCGTTCCCGGATCAGCACGCCGCAGGCTCTCGCGCGGGCCGCCCGCTTCCTCGTCGAGACGCAACTCGGCGACGGCACCTGGGACGAGCCGGACCCCTTCATGAGCGGCCCGCGACCGTTCCTGACCGACGTGCCCGCCCAGGCGCACGCCCTGACCTGCCGAGGGCTCATGGATCTGCTGCGGCACCCGGAGGCGGCCCGGAGCCCACGGTCCGCGCCATGA
- a CDS encoding cytochrome P450 yields MTPEPFSPTDTDQPLTAPPPGCPAHGIGPGGLRRLYGPGTEDLRPVYEELRAEHGPVAPALLHDDLPIWVVLGHSENMQMVRTASHFSRDLRLWTPLRQGMVKPENPLMPHLAWQPICSHTEGDEHLRLRGAVTGAMSTIDHRGIRRYINRATQHLVNRFCEEGRADLVGQFAEYLPMAVMCEILGMPEEYNDQIVQAARDMLKGSETAIASNAYIMDVLMRLTVRRRAAPQDDFTSHLINHPARLTDDEVGQHLRVVLIAAYEATANLLANVLRVVLTDPRFRAQLNGGQMTVPEAVEQSLWDEPPFSTILGYFAKQDTELGGQHIRKGDGLLFGIAPGNVDPRVRPDLTANMQGNRSHLAFGGGSHECPGQDIGRAIADVGVDALLTRLPDVELACDEDELRWRSSISNQHLVALPVEFAPKPQQDVMERLVISPVPSQRSNDWQIGTVQTQLPPQQPAAPEPTAAMPAAAPVAAPEPVGRPNVFRRLLRWWSGD; encoded by the coding sequence GTGACGCCTGAACCCTTCTCCCCGACCGACACGGACCAGCCCCTCACCGCCCCACCCCCCGGCTGCCCCGCCCACGGCATCGGCCCCGGCGGGCTGCGCCGGCTGTACGGTCCGGGGACGGAGGATCTGAGGCCCGTCTACGAGGAGCTTCGCGCCGAGCACGGCCCGGTGGCCCCCGCGCTGCTGCACGACGACCTGCCGATCTGGGTGGTGCTCGGCCACAGCGAGAACATGCAGATGGTGCGCACCGCCTCGCACTTCTCGCGTGACCTGCGGTTGTGGACCCCGCTGCGGCAGGGCATGGTCAAGCCCGAGAACCCGCTCATGCCGCACCTCGCGTGGCAGCCCATCTGCAGTCACACCGAGGGCGACGAACACCTGCGGCTGCGCGGCGCGGTCACCGGCGCCATGTCCACCATCGACCACCGGGGTATCCGCCGCTACATCAACCGCGCGACCCAGCACCTCGTCAACAGGTTCTGCGAAGAGGGCCGGGCCGACCTGGTCGGCCAGTTCGCCGAGTACCTGCCGATGGCCGTGATGTGCGAGATCCTCGGCATGCCCGAGGAGTACAACGACCAGATCGTGCAGGCCGCCCGCGACATGCTCAAGGGCAGCGAGACGGCCATCGCCAGCAACGCGTACATCATGGACGTCCTGATGCGGCTCACCGTCCGCCGCCGCGCCGCCCCCCAGGACGACTTCACCAGCCACCTGATCAACCATCCGGCGCGGCTCACCGACGACGAGGTGGGCCAGCACCTGCGCGTCGTCCTGATCGCCGCGTACGAGGCCACCGCCAACCTCCTCGCCAACGTCCTGCGCGTGGTGCTCACCGATCCGCGGTTCCGCGCCCAGCTCAACGGCGGTCAGATGACGGTGCCCGAGGCGGTCGAGCAGTCCCTGTGGGACGAGCCGCCGTTCAGCACCATCCTCGGCTACTTCGCCAAACAGGACACCGAGCTGGGCGGCCAGCACATTCGCAAGGGTGACGGCCTCCTTTTCGGTATCGCGCCCGGCAACGTCGATCCCCGGGTCCGTCCGGACCTCACCGCCAACATGCAGGGCAACCGCTCTCACCTCGCCTTCGGCGGCGGCTCCCACGAGTGCCCGGGCCAGGACATCGGCCGTGCCATCGCCGACGTCGGCGTCGACGCGCTGCTGACCCGTCTCCCCGACGTCGAACTGGCCTGTGACGAGGACGAGTTGCGCTGGCGGTCGTCCATCTCCAACCAGCACCTGGTGGCCCTGCCGGTGGAGTTCGCGCCGAAGCCCCAGCAGGACGTCATGGAGAGGCTCGTCATCTCCCCGGTGCCGTCACAGCGCTCGAACGACTGGCAGATCGGCACCGTGCAGACACAGCTCCCCCCGCAGCAGCCCGCCGCCCCGGAACCCACCGCCGCGATGCCGGCTGCGGCGCCGGTCGCGGCGCCCGAACCGGTCGGCCGACCGAACGTGTTCCGGCGCCTCCTGCGGTGGTGGAGCGGCGACTGA
- a CDS encoding sensor histidine kinase KdpD: MVSVQSPPGRRELPYARVLLLPAILMAAVTGAAVAVVTDPARAAVGWCGAAATLLVIATAAEAVRRGRSLRTLREQSARHIAYLEQRLAGHEQQMLRFAREIAPNAIYWLRRGNSPTEVIRQLPNVDPSYAELPESQLRLLRTILDIIDTEEALRDSSQRSFVSIARRVQAIVHQQAKELREMEEDHGRNPEVFDDLLRIDHGTALIGRLADSISVLGGGRPGRQWPQPVPLYSVLRGAMSRILEYRRISLDTIAKVNIRGISVEPVIHACAELLDNATRYSPPQTKVHVTATEVQTGIAIEIEDAGVSLSEEARAKAEGMLERAKAGVDLQELGESPRLGLAVVGRLCKAYDMQISLRASAYGGVRAVLVVPRVMVTEDIAPGLAHGIGATAAPKLDIGGIEAPQRAPKRRRPTSPRIPAGVSMEDDVPVVTEWTAGGLPQRRSRVKTPLSVRLAEQAAAERAEREAEEARSVWATPEPEPEPEEKDEPEPGLWVEAFWNGLKGTPDPFDIAQPTNEPARLEADDERDPK; this comes from the coding sequence ATGGTGAGTGTTCAATCCCCGCCCGGGCGCCGCGAACTGCCTTACGCGCGCGTGTTGTTGCTGCCCGCGATACTGATGGCCGCGGTGACCGGCGCCGCCGTCGCCGTGGTGACCGACCCGGCCCGGGCCGCCGTCGGCTGGTGCGGCGCCGCCGCCACGCTCCTGGTGATCGCGACGGCGGCCGAGGCGGTCCGGCGCGGCCGCAGCCTGCGGACCCTGCGCGAGCAGAGCGCCCGTCACATTGCGTATCTGGAACAGCGCCTCGCCGGCCACGAGCAGCAGATGCTCCGCTTCGCACGCGAGATCGCCCCCAACGCCATCTACTGGCTCCGCAGGGGAAATTCGCCCACGGAGGTGATTCGCCAACTCCCCAACGTCGACCCGAGCTACGCTGAACTGCCCGAGTCGCAGCTGCGGTTGCTCAGGACGATCCTCGACATCATCGACACCGAGGAAGCACTGCGGGACTCCTCCCAGCGCTCCTTCGTCAGCATCGCCCGCCGCGTCCAGGCGATCGTGCACCAGCAGGCCAAGGAACTCCGCGAGATGGAGGAGGACCACGGCCGCAACCCCGAGGTCTTCGACGACCTGCTGCGCATCGACCACGGCACCGCGCTGATCGGCCGGCTCGCCGACTCCATCTCCGTCCTCGGCGGCGGCCGCCCCGGCCGCCAGTGGCCGCAGCCCGTCCCGCTCTACAGCGTGCTGCGCGGCGCCATGTCCCGGATCCTGGAGTACCGGCGCATCTCGCTGGACACCATCGCCAAGGTCAACATCCGCGGCATCTCCGTCGAGCCGGTCATCCACGCCTGCGCCGAACTCCTCGACAACGCCACCCGCTACTCGCCGCCGCAGACCAAGGTGCACGTCACCGCCACCGAGGTGCAGACCGGCATCGCCATCGAGATCGAGGACGCCGGCGTCAGCCTCAGCGAGGAGGCCCGCGCCAAGGCCGAGGGCATGCTGGAGCGCGCCAAGGCCGGCGTCGACCTCCAGGAGCTCGGCGAGTCCCCGCGCCTCGGCCTCGCCGTCGTGGGCCGCCTGTGCAAGGCCTACGACATGCAGATCTCGCTGCGCGCCTCGGCGTACGGCGGCGTCCGCGCCGTACTCGTCGTGCCGCGCGTGATGGTGACCGAGGACATCGCGCCCGGCCTCGCCCACGGCATCGGCGCCACCGCCGCGCCAAAGCTCGACATCGGCGGCATCGAGGCCCCCCAGCGCGCCCCCAAGCGGCGCCGTCCCACCAGCCCGCGCATTCCCGCCGGCGTCTCCATGGAGGACGACGTCCCCGTGGTCACCGAGTGGACGGCGGGCGGTCTGCCGCAGCGGCGCAGCCGGGTCAAGACGCCGCTCAGTGTCCGACTGGCCGAACAGGCCGCCGCCGAACGCGCCGAACGGGAGGCCGAGGAGGCCCGCTCCGTCTGGGCGACGCCCGAACCCGAACCCGAGCCGGAGGAGAAGGACGAGCCCGAACCGGGCCTGTGGGTCGAGGCGTTCTGGAACGGCCTGAAGGGCACGCCCGACCCGTTCGACATTGCCCAGCCGACCAACGAGCCGGCCCGCCTTGAGGCCGACGACGAGAGGGACCCCAAGTGA
- a CDS encoding roadblock/LC7 domain-containing protein translates to MIQQRANFDWMLKDLADGVPGIEMIVVLSADGLRIARYGGDPDAADRVAAACAGLQSLAGAVAQEIPDSDGRMKMVLIEINGGYFYLMAAGPNAYLAVLSDVVAEPGLMSNRMRDLVVRIGAHLTSPPRRNGQAV, encoded by the coding sequence GTGATCCAGCAGCGAGCCAACTTCGACTGGATGCTCAAGGATCTCGCCGATGGAGTACCGGGCATCGAGATGATCGTGGTGCTGTCCGCGGACGGCCTGCGCATCGCTCGCTACGGAGGCGACCCGGACGCGGCCGACCGCGTCGCCGCGGCCTGCGCGGGCCTGCAGAGCCTCGCGGGTGCCGTTGCCCAGGAGATCCCGGACAGCGACGGCCGGATGAAGATGGTCCTCATCGAGATCAACGGCGGCTACTTCTACCTGATGGCCGCCGGCCCCAACGCCTATCTCGCGGTCCTGTCGGACGTGGTCGCCGAACCGGGCCTGATGAGCAACCGCATGCGCGACCTCGTGGTCCGCATCGGCGCTCACCTCACCAGTCCACCCCGACGCAACGGGCAGGCCGTATGA
- a CDS encoding ATP/GTP-binding protein, which translates to MDFKGSDTIPGPRTEDHLPHTAQAAVKIVIVGGFGVGKTTMVGSVSEIRPLTTEETMTQAGVGVDDNYGSESKTATTVAMDFGRISITDQLVLYLFGTPGQERFWFLWNGLFEGALGAVVLIDTRRLEVSFDVIGRLEERGVPFVVAVNSFPDAPRYPIEDLRSALDLAEEIPIIECDARRRASSRDVLMTLMRFLHALATAKRPA; encoded by the coding sequence ATGGACTTCAAAGGCTCTGACACCATCCCCGGACCACGCACAGAGGATCATCTGCCGCATACGGCCCAGGCCGCGGTGAAGATCGTGATCGTGGGCGGCTTCGGAGTCGGCAAGACGACGATGGTCGGTTCGGTCAGCGAGATCAGGCCGCTGACCACCGAGGAGACCATGACGCAGGCCGGCGTCGGGGTCGACGACAACTACGGCTCGGAGTCGAAGACGGCCACCACCGTCGCCATGGACTTCGGCCGGATCAGCATCACCGACCAGCTGGTGCTCTACCTCTTCGGCACGCCCGGCCAGGAACGCTTCTGGTTCCTGTGGAACGGCCTGTTCGAAGGCGCGCTCGGCGCGGTCGTCCTGATCGACACGCGCCGCCTCGAGGTCAGCTTCGACGTCATAGGACGACTGGAGGAGCGGGGCGTGCCCTTCGTGGTCGCCGTCAACTCCTTCCCCGACGCGCCGCGTTACCCCATCGAGGATCTGCGCAGCGCCCTCGACCTGGCCGAGGAGATCCCGATCATCGAGTGCGACGCCCGCCGCCGGGCCTCCAGCCGGGACGTCCTGATGACGCTGATGCGCTTCCTCCACGCCCTGGCGACGGCGAAGAGGCCGGCGTGA
- a CDS encoding RluA family pseudouridine synthase encodes MRRRTPPPPSPLPQRDGVDPVRVRLPPADTWATVRDHLVARLAPGAAVIDGMFHAGRIVDVTGRPVPWDAAYVPGMYVWFHRDLPAEERVPFKIDVVYRDEHVVVADKPHFLATTPRGSHVAETALARLRRELDIPTLGAAHRLDRLTAGLVLFTVRPEERGRYQALFQERRVRKEYEAVAPYDAALDLPRTVRSRIVKERGVVTAREVEGEPNAVSRVELLEQRDGRARYRLRPHTGQTHQLRVHMSALGVPILGDPLYPVVTGPVPDGDFRRPLQLLSRVLEFADPVTGREHRFVSSRLLRAWSSYDEWAD; translated from the coding sequence ATGAGACGCCGTACCCCGCCCCCGCCCTCTCCCCTGCCACAGCGCGACGGGGTGGATCCCGTGCGGGTGCGGTTGCCGCCCGCCGACACCTGGGCGACCGTGCGGGATCATCTCGTGGCGCGGCTCGCGCCCGGGGCCGCGGTGATCGACGGAATGTTCCACGCGGGGCGGATCGTCGATGTCACGGGACGTCCGGTGCCGTGGGACGCGGCGTACGTGCCGGGGATGTACGTGTGGTTCCACCGGGACCTGCCCGCCGAGGAGCGGGTCCCGTTCAAGATCGACGTCGTGTACCGCGACGAGCACGTGGTCGTGGCCGACAAGCCGCACTTCCTGGCCACGACCCCGCGCGGCAGTCATGTCGCCGAGACCGCCCTGGCACGGTTGCGGCGCGAGCTTGACATCCCGACGCTCGGGGCGGCGCACCGGCTGGACCGGCTGACGGCCGGCCTGGTGCTGTTCACCGTGCGTCCCGAGGAGCGCGGCAGGTACCAGGCGCTGTTCCAGGAGCGGCGGGTGCGGAAGGAATACGAGGCGGTGGCCCCTTACGACGCCGCACTCGACCTGCCCCGCACCGTGCGCAGCCGGATCGTCAAGGAGCGCGGGGTGGTCACGGCCCGCGAGGTCGAGGGCGAGCCGAACGCCGTGAGCCGGGTCGAGTTGCTGGAGCAGCGGGACGGACGCGCCCGGTACCGGCTGAGACCGCACACCGGTCAGACCCATCAACTGCGGGTGCACATGAGCGCGTTGGGGGTGCCGATTCTCGGCGACCCCCTCTATCCCGTGGTGACCGGCCCCGTGCCGGACGGTGATTTTCGTCGGCCGCTCCAACTGCTGTCGCGGGTGCTGGAGTTCGCCGATCCGGTCACGGGGCGCGAGCACCGGTTCGTCAGCTCACGTCTGCTGCGGGCCTGGTCGTCGTACGACGAGTGGGCCGACTAG
- a CDS encoding DUF742 domain-containing protein, whose translation MTPPQRRRRHQNRQPPPPPVPRTAKQGDEKAPERLYVVAGPDGERADIDLVTLIVARADPPPSATPEQTATLRLCAAPLSVAELSAYLNLPFSVMTVLLTEMLAAELVQARAPIVRQALPDRSLLEAVMHGLQRL comes from the coding sequence ATGACTCCTCCGCAACGCCGGCGACGACATCAGAACCGGCAACCACCCCCGCCGCCCGTCCCGCGCACCGCCAAGCAGGGCGACGAGAAGGCCCCGGAACGGCTCTACGTCGTCGCCGGACCCGACGGCGAGCGGGCGGACATCGACCTGGTGACCTTAATCGTGGCGCGCGCCGACCCGCCGCCCTCGGCCACACCGGAGCAGACGGCGACGCTCCGGTTGTGCGCGGCCCCCCTCTCGGTGGCCGAGCTCTCGGCCTATCTGAACCTGCCGTTCAGCGTGATGACCGTACTGCTCACCGAGATGCTGGCGGCCGAACTGGTGCAGGCGCGCGCCCCGATCGTGCGGCAGGCGCTTCCCGACCGTTCCCTCCTCGAAGCGGTGATGCATGGACTTCAAAGGCTCTGA